The Candidatus Acidiferrales bacterium region TAGTCTTTCGCCTTCAGAAGCATAGAGATAGCAAAATCGTAGTTGACCGGGGTGTACGGAAATTGAGTTATCAGCACGTTCATAATTCGAACGAATGAATCCATGTCTCCTCTTGAATAGTACCATAACGATGCATCCTTGTGAGCAGTCTCCCAACCGATTCTGTCCATGACTACACTATACGCAAGTGAATCGATGTAATCTTTTGGAGCAAACAATTTACAGGACGGAATTCTTTTTGACTCGCTTACGTAAGGCCAATCGTTTTTTAAATCTTTTATTCTATAATCACTTATTACGGAATCGAGCCTCGAGAATGGGAAATTAGCAACTGTAATGCTGTCCTGCTGCTGATCTATAAGACCGAGAGGCTTCGTTTTGGGTAGGAGTTTCGCTTTTTCCATCTCGCTATAGAAAAGACTACCAATGATCTGATAGCCGCGGAGAGTCGGATGAAGGTGGTCTGTCATGAGATTGTCGCCAACAATGTTGTCGGGACTGATTGCTTCGAAAGCCGAATCTACATTTACCACCGGACAATTAAATTCGTTCCCCAATTTACAAATTACTTTGTTGATCGCGGTCGGCGCTCTAAATCTCAGCGCATCAAGATCTTTTGCATATCTAAATAGTGAATCGGCTGTATGGTAATCTCCTTTTGCCAGCTCCCTTTTTGCCTGCATGAAAACCGTGTCGGCACGGGGTAGGCCATCCTCGCTAATTGAAACGAATGGATACTGATCCTTCAGATTGCAGGCAAGAGTTCCTAGGATGACCGGAACATTTTGTCTCTTCGCCATGTCAAGAATGTCGGTCATGTTTCCCTTAAATTGAGCGATCCCCTCTTCATAAACTTTAGAGCCGAGGGCAATATACTGGTCTCGAGCCATGTAGGACATCAGGGTTGCTGTTGGAAGCTGCTTCTTTTCGAAGATCCCGGTCAATCCTTTAATTGCATTTCTTAATAACTGGAACGTTCTGAACTGTTCAAGATATATGACAAGGTTGACAATGCTCGGCGACGTCCCGAATGACTCCATGGAGCCCACTCCAAGAGCACCATAGTATTCGTTATTTCCGGCATAAATAATTATCAAATCCGGGTTCTCTTCAAGAATTCCGAACATGAAGTCTCGCAATGTATAACTGTTTATCGCTGAAATGCCACAATCGACGACCTCTATTTTGGAATCCGGATATTCAAGACTCAATCGCTGTTCAAGATATCGTGAGAATGACCCGTTCGGAATGAATGGATAACCGGCGGCAGCGCTTTCCCCGAGAACGAAAATCCGGAACGCGTTGGGCATCTTCATTTCCTCGAAAACGTCGCCGTCCGAGCGCGGAATATTCTGGACATCATGAAAATACTTGGAGGCAATGTCGGGGTTCAACGTGAATACTTTCTTGACGGGAGTTACTTCCGTTGTATAGTCGTAGCCATTCAGCTTCAGTTCTCCTTCGACGGGATTTACCCACATTGGGTAGCTGTAACCGTAGTTGAAAATCCGCAGCGCAACTTCAAGAAGCACAAAGAAAAGAATCGGAGTCAGGAGGATGACAAGATAGAAAAGTTTCCTCGTCGGATGCTGATCGCCGGCTGTCATTGCCGCATTTGATTTTTCAGGAGATTGTTTATTCTTTTTCAGCTTATTATTAGGCTTGCGCATCTTAGTGTTCAGCTGCGTCAACCAGACATGGTGGTAAATATCCGGCGAGCCATTTATCGTTGTGCTTGAAGTATTCCACTAGACTGCTCGATTAAACATACCCGCCTGGTTAAGAATAATCAAGCGCGGTATAGTCCAAAGAATTTTGCCTCAGGTAATATTTGATGGAACAATTTCGTAGTATTACCGTAGGTATGAAAGGTTTGTGGTGTGCAGATTTTATTATGCGAGACCACGCGGTTGCTTTTGTTCCTTTTCTAAACAGTGGAGGTTGTGAAATGAAATCATTAATGCTTGGAAGCTTCCTTGCAGTTTTCTTGTCGTCGAGTGTTTACTCGGTGGCGATTGCTCGAACGGACGAGAATCATCGATTATATAATTTGCGAGGCGAGTGGAAATTTCAACTGGGAGATAATCCGCATTGGGCCGAACCTAATCTCAACGACGACCGATGGGACGAAATATATGTCCCATCAACCTGGGAAGACGAAGGTTACCCCGGATATGACGGTTTTGCGTGGTACAGGAAACACTTTGATGCTTCTTCCCGCTGGATGTCGAAAGACCTGATCCTCGACGTCGGGATGATCGACGATGCGGACGAGGTATACGTTAACGGCGAGCTCGTCGGGTCAATGGGTTCGTTCCCTCCGAACTTTGTCACCGCCTATAATGTTCGGCGAAGTTATCCAATCCCTCAAGGCTTGCTCAAGCCGGATGGTGATAACGTAATAGCCGTGCGGGTCTATGACGACCATGGAGTCGGAGGCATTACCGATGGGCCAGTGGGTATCTACGAGCGCGAATATCTTGTGCATCCCGACATCAGCCTGCCGTCGATGTGGAAATTCAGAACAGGGGACAACATGGAATGGAAAGGAGTCGCTTACGATGACAGCGATTGGAAGAACGTCAGCGTCCCTGCATATTGGGAAACTCAAGGCTTCAAGGATTATGACGGTTATGCCTGGTACCGCGTAAAGTTCAACGTTCCGGCAGACTTTCAGGACGAGGATCTCATTTTACTTGTTGGAAAGGTCGACGATTTTGACGAAACGTACTTAAACGGGGAGCGTGTGGGAAGAACAGGGCCGATGCCGAAATATGAAATGGACCGTCCGGACGGCGATGAGTACGACCAGATGAGAGCTTATATGATTCCTGCGGGTTTGCTGCAGCCGGGGAAAGACAATGTATTGGCTGTCCGTGTTTACGATTGCTGGCTGGGAGGTGGAATATACGACGGGCCGATTGGTATCACCACCAGACACCACTATCAGAGAGACAGGCATTGGTACAGACGCGTGGAGAATTGGTTCGATCGCATTATTGAAGACATATTTAATTAGGAGCTTTTCCCCTATGTCTGGCGTTACGATTTCAGAACGCTGGTGCAATAAATTTCATCGTTGACAAACGCAGGCAAGTATTTTTCTCTGAGTGAGCAACGGCGTGATCGATAAATAAAGTTGCTTATTAAGAAAGGATTTGTCCGTTGTCATAGTCTTTCTTTTGTTTTGATAACACCTCCGAGAAACAGAAGGAATCCAACCGATTCCTTCTGTTTTATTCCCGCCTATCACTCGATTAACTCTCTGTATTTGTAGCTTACTGGCTGGTGATATTCTCTTCACGCGCAAGAGTGATTATTCCCCATTAAATAACCGCGGGTTGGCGATTCATTCCGCACTTCACAGGAATTCACTCCACATACACGAAATTATCCCGTATCATATCTCAGTAAGACATGTTGAACTTGATCAGCTAACAAATGAGATGAAAGCGAGATGCAATTAATGAAGGTCAGAATGCTCGTTCAACTTTTATTGTTTCTCTCAGGAGATCTTTTTGGTCAAACGAAGTGGACAGTCATCACAGGAGCCGTCCACGATGAGAATGAATCGCCTCTTGAAATGGTAAATGTGCAGGTGGTTGGTACATATGATGGGGACGTTACGGACTCTTGCGGGAAATTTCTATTCAGAACGAGTAAGCTAAGAAATGGCGTGCTTCGAGCATCGCTGATAGGTTATGAGTCGGTGAACCTCAAGTTGTCATTTTTAGAAAAAGACACCTTGGTTCTCAGCATGGAAATGAACGAGTTGGTCGTGAAGCTGAAGGATGTTATTGTTGCCGGAAATGCTTTCACAACAGGCGATGAGCCGAAAGCATTAACCCTTCACTCCCTGGATGTTTTTACCACAGCAGGGGCAGCGGCTGATATCTTTCGAGCGATACAAACATTTCCAGGAGTGGCCGCGATTGATGAGGGTTCGGGGCTATTTGTGCGCGGCGGCGATGTAAATGAGACAACGATACTTCTTGACCAAGCAACGGTGGTTCATCCGTACAAGTTTGAATCACCGACGGGTGGTTTTTTCGGTACTATACCGCCGTTTCTAATCGGAGGGACGTTCTTCTCCTCGGGCGGTTTTTCTGCCCGCTATGGTAACGCACTCTCGGGAGTGTTAGCAATGGAAAGTCTGAATATGCCGTCGAAGTTGTCTTATTCTGTGGGCATCGGGCTTGCTGCCGGGTCCATCTCCGCCAATATTCCTTTGGATTCCAACTCATTCGGGATTCGTATTTCAGGCAATAAAAGTTTTACGGATGCAATGCTTCGACTAAACGGTTTTCGCAACAGGTTCACGACTCCACCGGATGGAATCGATGGCAATGTTAGTTTGATATGGAAATACTCGCCCACTGCTCAGATAAAGTTCTTCAATTTTGTCAGCTCCGATCAAATTGGTGTTCAAGTGGATGAACCTTCCTTTGCAGGCGTGTATGCTTCACGAGAGACCAATTGGTTTCAAAATCTTCAGTGGGCCGAAGCAACCGGGCAATGGCTCTTGAAAGGGAGCCTGTCTCTCAATCGGTTTCTTACCGAGCAGGAGCTGGGAAGTTTAGACCTGAAGCCTTCGGACATTACCTACAAAGCCCGTTTCGATGCGGATGCTGATCTTGATGATGATCATCGGTTGTCGTTCGGAGCCGAGACCGAGAAAATGATCAATAGGTATGATGGAACGGTTCCCCAAAATCCGCTCGTGCTTGATCCACAGGCAAGCGTCTATACTTTAAACGAAGACTATAGCGCTGTCAGGGTGGGAGTGTACTCAGAGGTAGAATCTGCAGTGGCGAAGAGAATAATGACAAGCGTTGGCATCAGGAGCGATTACTATACTTTGTCGAAGGAAGCCGTGGTAGATCCGCGAGTCTCGCTTCGTTACAACTTCTCGAACGAAATACATGCTCAGGCAAGTTGGGGGATTTATCATCAATTCGCTGAGCCTTACTTGTACAATCAAGTGAATGGGAATCCACAATTATCAGCACAGTCCGCACGACATTTCACTGCGGGTGCCGAATACTCTACCGAACTTCTCATGTGTCGGGTTGAAATGTATCTCAAGAGATATTCCAATCTCGTTCTTCAGACGGAGTCAACTCACTACGCGAACCTAGGTGATGGGAGTGCATCGGGGCTAGATTTCTTTTTAAAGTATGGTGGATTTCTCATAACTCCGGTGAGCGGCTGGATATCATACAGCTATTTGCATTCTCGCCGGCTACAAGCTCGCAACCTCTCGGAAACCATCGTCTATGAGGAGGCACCATCGTCGTTTGATATCACACATAACCTGACAGTCGTGGGAAAAATTCAGCTGATACAATTTTTAAGCTGCGGCTTGACGTTTCGATACGCGACCGGCAGACCGGTAACGCCGATTATCGGTGCTATCCAAATTCCAGGAGAAAATTATTTTGAACCTATTCAAGGTCATATAAATTCCGAACGACTCCCTGACTTTGTCCGGCTGGACGCGAGTTTAGGTTACTTTATGCCGTTCGGCGATTCCAACTCTGCGACGTTTTACTTCGCCGTTTCCAATCTTATGAATAGAGACAATCCGATCGACTATGAATACTCGCCGGATTATTCGCAGAAACATTTAAGGACAACAGACTACTTGCGCTCCATTTATTTCGGAGTTGTGCTCTCATTTGGTTCGTATGGTATTGATAATTAATTATCTAATCATTTCAACAGGAGAATAACGATGAAGAAAATTCGATCAAGTATCATTATCAGTTTCATCATTTTTTTATTAGCTGATATTGGATTTTGTCAAGTGAGGACAGCGGCACAAGCCATATATGAAGCGAAGGAATTAATACGGCAGGGTTCCAATTCCGCTTCAGCGGATAAACTTGAACAAGCGAGGAATATTCTCGCTCCGTTTGCCTCTGTAGGAGATCGCCAGGAACTGGCAGAATATTATCTCGGATACATAGACTATCAAATGGCAGTCGTCATAAACCAGATGGATAAAGAAAAAGCACCTGCCTACCTAGACAGTGCAGTTGACCACCTCAAAAGGGCAATTGAAAAAGATGATACCCTGGCTGAAGCTCATGCACTCCTTTCGAGTTGTTACGGCATACAGATATCTTTTTCTCCGATGAGTGGTATCTGGCGGGGGCCAAAATCCGGATCTGAAATGAGTAAAGCAAAATCGCTTTCCCCGGAAAACCCGAGAGTAGCTTTGCTTGGGGCGATAGGCACATACAATACTCCTGTGCTATTCGGAGGAGGAAAAGAAAAAGGGTTTGAAGCATTAAAAAAAGCGGCGGAGCTTTTCGATCGATGGAGAACATCGGATTCGCTCCAACCGGATTGGGGAAGAGAACAAGTCTACGCGTGGATAGGTCTGGTACATCTTGACAGGAACGAGACAATCCTCGCGTGGAAGGCTTTCGAGAAAGCACTTGAGATCAATCCAGATTATGGATGGGTAAAGTATGTCCTTATGAAAAAAGTGACATCAGATGCCGATTCACAATGATGCAGGGTGTGCTCAATTGCAATATCAAAAACAAAATAGGATTACGTAATTATGAACGTTAGCCGAAAAGCCTTCAACAAACACAAGAAAGCATGAATATGAATTTTGGCATCATTCTAATCACCGTTTCCATCCTTTGGGCAGCATTGGAAATCATCTTAGCCCGAAGGAAACACTCTCAATTGACGGATAAGCGGATTGATAAATCTTCGCTCCATGTACTATGGGTCACCATTGCTATCTCCGTTAATCTTGGTATCATTGTCAGCTTTCAGCGCATCGGATATTTTGGAAATGGATCTCGAATCTTTCCGATTGCCGGTCTCACTTTTATTGTCTGTGGTCTGCTTGTTCGTTGGCTTGCCATCTTTTCTCTGAAGCATCAATTCACTGTGGACGTTTCAATCACGAAAGATCATCGCATCATCAGGAATAGAATTTATCGCTACGTGCGCCATCCGGCATATGCGGGCAGTTTGCTTTCGTTCTTTGGGCTTGGGCTGTTCTTCGCCGACTATGTCAGCATGCTCGTCATCTTTCTTCCGATATGTTTAGCTTTTCTCTACCGGATCCGTATTGAAGAGAAATTTCTTATTGATAATTTTGGTGAAGAGTATTTAACCTACTGTGCCCTAACTAAGCGACTCATACCTGGAATCATTTAAACTGGTAGCACTTTGGCTAATA contains the following coding sequences:
- a CDS encoding GDSL-type esterase/lipase family protein; the encoded protein is MTAGDQHPTRKLFYLVILLTPILFFVLLEVALRIFNYGYSYPMWVNPVEGELKLNGYDYTTEVTPVKKVFTLNPDIASKYFHDVQNIPRSDGDVFEEMKMPNAFRIFVLGESAAAGYPFIPNGSFSRYLEQRLSLEYPDSKIEVVDCGISAINSYTLRDFMFGILEENPDLIIIYAGNNEYYGALGVGSMESFGTSPSIVNLVIYLEQFRTFQLLRNAIKGLTGIFEKKQLPTATLMSYMARDQYIALGSKVYEEGIAQFKGNMTDILDMAKRQNVPVILGTLACNLKDQYPFVSISEDGLPRADTVFMQAKRELAKGDYHTADSLFRYAKDLDALRFRAPTAINKVICKLGNEFNCPVVNVDSAFEAISPDNIVGDNLMTDHLHPTLRGYQIIGSLFYSEMEKAKLLPKTKPLGLIDQQQDSITVANFPFSRLDSVISDYRIKDLKNDWPYVSESKRIPSCKLFAPKDYIDSLAYSVVMDRIGWETAHKDASLWYYSRGDMDSFVRIMNVLITQFPYTPVNYDFAISMLLKAKDYDGAYYFLTKRNQLQANAYCEKWLGIIDLVENRVDSAKGHLAASLNYNDGDAQVWYYLAEAYVGEKDYQMALQAIERALQLQSNFPVAAELEKQLRATVGEK
- a CDS encoding beta galactosidase jelly roll domain-containing protein, whose translation is MKSLMLGSFLAVFLSSSVYSVAIARTDENHRLYNLRGEWKFQLGDNPHWAEPNLNDDRWDEIYVPSTWEDEGYPGYDGFAWYRKHFDASSRWMSKDLILDVGMIDDADEVYVNGELVGSMGSFPPNFVTAYNVRRSYPIPQGLLKPDGDNVIAVRVYDDHGVGGITDGPVGIYEREYLVHPDISLPSMWKFRTGDNMEWKGVAYDDSDWKNVSVPAYWETQGFKDYDGYAWYRVKFNVPADFQDEDLILLVGKVDDFDETYLNGERVGRTGPMPKYEMDRPDGDEYDQMRAYMIPAGLLQPGKDNVLAVRVYDCWLGGGIYDGPIGITTRHHYQRDRHWYRRVENWFDRIIEDIFN
- a CDS encoding TonB-dependent receptor: MKVRMLVQLLLFLSGDLFGQTKWTVITGAVHDENESPLEMVNVQVVGTYDGDVTDSCGKFLFRTSKLRNGVLRASLIGYESVNLKLSFLEKDTLVLSMEMNELVVKLKDVIVAGNAFTTGDEPKALTLHSLDVFTTAGAAADIFRAIQTFPGVAAIDEGSGLFVRGGDVNETTILLDQATVVHPYKFESPTGGFFGTIPPFLIGGTFFSSGGFSARYGNALSGVLAMESLNMPSKLSYSVGIGLAAGSISANIPLDSNSFGIRISGNKSFTDAMLRLNGFRNRFTTPPDGIDGNVSLIWKYSPTAQIKFFNFVSSDQIGVQVDEPSFAGVYASRETNWFQNLQWAEATGQWLLKGSLSLNRFLTEQELGSLDLKPSDITYKARFDADADLDDDHRLSFGAETEKMINRYDGTVPQNPLVLDPQASVYTLNEDYSAVRVGVYSEVESAVAKRIMTSVGIRSDYYTLSKEAVVDPRVSLRYNFSNEIHAQASWGIYHQFAEPYLYNQVNGNPQLSAQSARHFTAGAEYSTELLMCRVEMYLKRYSNLVLQTESTHYANLGDGSASGLDFFLKYGGFLITPVSGWISYSYLHSRRLQARNLSETIVYEEAPSSFDITHNLTVVGKIQLIQFLSCGLTFRYATGRPVTPIIGAIQIPGENYFEPIQGHINSERLPDFVRLDASLGYFMPFGDSNSATFYFAVSNLMNRDNPIDYEYSPDYSQKHLRTTDYLRSIYFGVVLSFGSYGIDN
- a CDS encoding isoprenylcysteine carboxylmethyltransferase family protein, whose protein sequence is MNFGIILITVSILWAALEIILARRKHSQLTDKRIDKSSLHVLWVTIAISVNLGIIVSFQRIGYFGNGSRIFPIAGLTFIVCGLLVRWLAIFSLKHQFTVDVSITKDHRIIRNRIYRYVRHPAYAGSLLSFFGLGLFFADYVSMLVIFLPICLAFLYRIRIEEKFLIDNFGEEYLTYCALTKRLIPGII